A single Vigna radiata var. radiata cultivar VC1973A chromosome 8, Vradiata_ver6, whole genome shotgun sequence DNA region contains:
- the LOC106769888 gene encoding RNA-binding protein BRN1 isoform X1 yields the protein MAEVKEESKSSSEESVKLFVGQVPKRMTEDEVLAMFKEFALVDEVNIIRDKISRASRGCCFLICPSREEADKAVNACHNKKTLPGASSPLQVKYADGELERLEHKLFIGMLPKNISEDEVSDLFSKYGNIKDLQILRGSQQTSKGCAFLKYETKEQAVAALEAINGKHTMEGSGVPLVVKWADTEKERQARRAQKAQSQVSNMPHADTQQASLYGALPMGYVPPYNGYGYQAPGSYGLVPYRFPPMQNQPGFHNMNMNQVNAVRPELGHSMNPRSYPAPPASYMGSYPAMPGIQHPMVYPRGIASPRPVSSSLGSVSPAGGNSNYSSSGASKSSNGQIEGPPGANLFIYHIPQEYGDQELANAFQQFGRVLSAKIFVDKATGVSKCFGFVSYDTPEAAQSAISMMNGCQLGGKKLKVQLKRDNKQSKLY from the exons ATGGCGGAGGTGAAGGAAGAGAGTAAATCGAGTAGCGAGGAGAGTGTGAAGCTGTTCGTAGGTCAAGTGCCGAAGCGCATGACGGAGGATGAAGTGCTTGCAATGTTCAAGGAGTTCGCTTTGGTTGACGAGGTCAACATCATCAGAGACAAAATTTCTCGTGCCTCCCGAG GATGCTGCTTTCTGATTTGTCCGTCCAGGGAAGAAGCGGATAAGGCGGTCAATGCCTGTCACAACAAGAAAACGCTGCCCGGG GCTTCCAGTCCGTTGCAAGTGAAGTATGCTGATGGCGAATTGGAAAGATTAG AACACAAACTCTTTATTGGCATGCTTCCAAAGAACATTTCTGAAGATGAGGTCTCGGATCTTTTCTCAAAGTATGGAAACATAAAGGATTTACAGATTTTAAGAGGTTCTCAGCAGACAAGTAAAG GGTGTGCATTTTTGAAGTATGAAACCAAAGAACAGGCCGTAGCTGCTCTTGAGGCAATCAATGGAAAGCATACAATGGAG GGTTCAGGTGTTCCTTTGGTTGTTAAATGGGCAGATACTGAAAAGGAAAGACAGGCTCGAAGGGCTCAAAAAGCACAGTCCCAAGTTTCTAACATGCCTCATGCTGATACTCAACAAGCCTCATTATATGGAGCCTTGCCAATGGGTTATGTTCCTCCATATAATGGATATGGTTACCAG GCTCCTGGCAGTTATGGGCTCGTGCCATACCGTTTTCCACCAATGCAGAATCAACCAGGTTTTCATAATATGAACATGAACCAAGTAAATGCAGTGAGGCCTGAGCTTGGTCACAGTATGAACCCTAGAAGTTATCCTGCGCCTCCTGCAAGTTACATGGGCTCATATCCTGCAATGCCAGGTATACAGCATCCAATGGTATATCCCAGAGGAATTGCAAGTCCGAGACCAGTGAGTAGTTCTCTTGGTTCTGTTTCACCTGCAGGTGGGAATAGCAACTATTCATCTTCAGGTGCCAGTAAAAGTTCCAATGGTCAGATTGAAG gACCACCCGGTgccaatttatttatttatcacatTCCTCAAGAATACGGAGATCAAGAGCTTGCAAATGCATTTCAACAGTTTGGTAGAGTTTTGAGTGCTaaaatttttgttgataaagCGACTGGCGTAAGCAAATGTTTTG GGTTTGTTAGTTACGATACTCCAGAAGCTGCCCAATCTGCCATTAGTATGATGAACGGTTGCCAATTAGGTGGTAAGAAATTAAAGGTTCAGCTCAAGAGGGATAACAAACAGAGTAAGCTTTACTGA
- the LOC106769888 gene encoding RNA-binding protein BRN1 isoform X2, with translation MAEVKEESKSSSEESVKLFVGQVPKRMTEDEVLAMFKEFALVDEVNIIRDKISRASRGCCFLICPSREEADKAVNACHNKKTLPGASSPLQVKYADGELERLEHKLFIGMLPKNISEDEVSDLFSKYGNIKDLQILRGSQQTSKGCAFLKYETKEQAVAALEAINGKHTMEGSGVPLVVKWADTEKERQARRAQKAQSQVSNMPHADTQQASLYGALPMGYVPPYNGYGYQAPGSYGLVPYRFPPMQNQPGFHNMNMNQVNAVRPELGHSMNPRSYPAPPASYMGSYPAMPGGNSNYSSSGASKSSNGQIEGPPGANLFIYHIPQEYGDQELANAFQQFGRVLSAKIFVDKATGVSKCFGFVSYDTPEAAQSAISMMNGCQLGGKKLKVQLKRDNKQSKLY, from the exons ATGGCGGAGGTGAAGGAAGAGAGTAAATCGAGTAGCGAGGAGAGTGTGAAGCTGTTCGTAGGTCAAGTGCCGAAGCGCATGACGGAGGATGAAGTGCTTGCAATGTTCAAGGAGTTCGCTTTGGTTGACGAGGTCAACATCATCAGAGACAAAATTTCTCGTGCCTCCCGAG GATGCTGCTTTCTGATTTGTCCGTCCAGGGAAGAAGCGGATAAGGCGGTCAATGCCTGTCACAACAAGAAAACGCTGCCCGGG GCTTCCAGTCCGTTGCAAGTGAAGTATGCTGATGGCGAATTGGAAAGATTAG AACACAAACTCTTTATTGGCATGCTTCCAAAGAACATTTCTGAAGATGAGGTCTCGGATCTTTTCTCAAAGTATGGAAACATAAAGGATTTACAGATTTTAAGAGGTTCTCAGCAGACAAGTAAAG GGTGTGCATTTTTGAAGTATGAAACCAAAGAACAGGCCGTAGCTGCTCTTGAGGCAATCAATGGAAAGCATACAATGGAG GGTTCAGGTGTTCCTTTGGTTGTTAAATGGGCAGATACTGAAAAGGAAAGACAGGCTCGAAGGGCTCAAAAAGCACAGTCCCAAGTTTCTAACATGCCTCATGCTGATACTCAACAAGCCTCATTATATGGAGCCTTGCCAATGGGTTATGTTCCTCCATATAATGGATATGGTTACCAG GCTCCTGGCAGTTATGGGCTCGTGCCATACCGTTTTCCACCAATGCAGAATCAACCAGGTTTTCATAATATGAACATGAACCAAGTAAATGCAGTGAGGCCTGAGCTTGGTCACAGTATGAACCCTAGAAGTTATCCTGCGCCTCCTGCAAGTTACATGGGCTCATATCCTGCAATGCCAG GTGGGAATAGCAACTATTCATCTTCAGGTGCCAGTAAAAGTTCCAATGGTCAGATTGAAG gACCACCCGGTgccaatttatttatttatcacatTCCTCAAGAATACGGAGATCAAGAGCTTGCAAATGCATTTCAACAGTTTGGTAGAGTTTTGAGTGCTaaaatttttgttgataaagCGACTGGCGTAAGCAAATGTTTTG GGTTTGTTAGTTACGATACTCCAGAAGCTGCCCAATCTGCCATTAGTATGATGAACGGTTGCCAATTAGGTGGTAAGAAATTAAAGGTTCAGCTCAAGAGGGATAACAAACAGAGTAAGCTTTACTGA